One window of the Sulfurimonas crateris genome contains the following:
- the mqnP gene encoding menaquinone biosynthesis prenyltransferase MqnP produces MKRYISKLRDFNELVMFEHSIFSLPFIFIAMIVAADGWFGFWLLILGVFAAVSARNFAMGLNRFADRDIDALNPRTASRPNVDGRLDASSIMIFTVVNALVFVAVAYMINPLAFALSFPILGVLGSYSYFKRFSSLAHIVLGLSLGLAPIAGVVAVSAEITPWSVMLSLGVIFWVAGFDLLYSLQDMEFDKEKGLHSIPSMYGSEATLLLSSLFHILTIIFWALFVWVAELNFFAYLAVLFSTVMLGYEHYLVRKDFTKIDRAFFTVNGYLGVVFFFLIIFDKVLL; encoded by the coding sequence TTGAAGCGATATATAAGCAAACTCAGAGATTTTAACGAACTTGTCATGTTTGAACACTCGATCTTTTCACTCCCTTTTATTTTTATAGCAATGATAGTCGCAGCGGACGGCTGGTTTGGATTTTGGCTGCTCATTTTAGGCGTATTTGCCGCAGTAAGTGCTAGAAATTTTGCAATGGGGCTTAACAGATTTGCAGATAGAGACATAGATGCCCTAAACCCTAGAACTGCTTCAAGACCGAATGTTGACGGAAGGCTTGATGCTTCAAGCATTATGATCTTTACAGTCGTGAACGCTCTCGTATTTGTCGCGGTGGCGTATATGATAAACCCGCTTGCATTTGCCCTTAGTTTTCCGATCCTTGGGGTTTTGGGCAGTTACTCCTACTTTAAGAGATTCTCATCTTTGGCGCATATCGTACTTGGTCTCTCGCTTGGACTTGCTCCGATAGCGGGAGTTGTGGCTGTCAGTGCCGAGATAACTCCTTGGTCGGTTATGCTGAGTCTTGGTGTCATCTTTTGGGTCGCGGGCTTTGACCTCCTTTACTCTTTGCAGGATATGGAGTTTGACAAAGAAAAAGGTCTTCACTCCATCCCTTCTATGTACGGCTCTGAAGCTACCCTTCTGCTCTCATCGCTCTTTCATATTTTGACCATAATTTTTTGGGCACTTTTTGTCTGGGTCGCCGAGCTTAACTTTTTCGCATATCTTGCTGTGCTATTCAGTACCGTAATGCTTGGGTACGAACACTATCTTGTAAGAAAAGATTTTACGAAGATAGACCGCGCCTTTTTTACCGTCAACGGTTATCTGGGGGTAGTGTTTTTCTTTTTGATTATATTTGACAAGGTTTTATTATGA
- a CDS encoding DUF6115 domain-containing protein, translating to MNLEAINVEYLVVAMAAMILYLIYYVFTKDSEYNKNIRSVATVAEELNREIFYLKKQLSDTQTGIKKNTNRMSDDEIYQEVERTVYDMVKPISLSLKRLEESISTIDEHINSRISLLESGVKQISIPASIHGNDDEKIISLYKQGVTLETISKELHISKAEVEFVLKINKIK from the coding sequence ATGAATCTTGAGGCTATAAACGTAGAGTATCTGGTAGTTGCGATGGCAGCTATGATCTTGTATCTTATCTACTATGTTTTTACAAAAGATTCCGAATACAACAAAAACATTCGCTCAGTAGCAACGGTTGCCGAGGAGCTAAACAGAGAGATATTCTACCTCAAAAAACAGCTCAGCGACACTCAGACAGGCATCAAAAAAAATACAAACCGTATGAGCGATGATGAGATCTACCAAGAGGTAGAGAGAACTGTTTATGATATGGTAAAGCCAATATCGCTTAGTCTAAAAAGACTCGAAGAGAGCATTAGCACCATAGATGAGCATATAAATTCAAGGATCTCTTTACTAGAGAGCGGAGTTAAGCAGATATCCATTCCCGCATCAATTCACGGAAACGATGATGAGAAGATCATCTCTTTATATAAGCAGGGAGTAACTCTGGAGACCATTTCAAAAGAGCTTCATATATCTAAAGCAGAAGTTGAGTTTGTTCTTAAAATCAACAAAATAAAGTAA
- a CDS encoding FtsW/RodA/SpoVE family cell cycle protein has product MADRKLFTLVSILIGISILLTYTLSAYTTILFGVNEFHFALRQAAFGIFSILVIWLLAQGDPDKLLTPIGFTLFIGSTVLMIAMPFLPDFLVSAVGGAKRWIKVFGFSLAPVEFFKIGFIYFLAWSFSRKLGYHDGMGVKEEYIRFAPYGIVFVGAMFIIAFVQNDLGQVVVIGLTLLFMLMFAGSSFRFFLTLLIGTLMFFLFFIVSAEHRILRIKSWWALAQNSVLELFPDAIAAQLRVPTEVEPYQIGHSLNAIHNGGLFGVGVANGTFKLGFLSEVHTDFVLAGLAEEFGFFGVLAVVIIFMWMLQRIFKIANRTKDQRVYLFSLGVGLLLSFAFLVNAYGISGITPIKGISVPFLSYGGSSILAASIGVGMVLMASKKAKMK; this is encoded by the coding sequence ATGGCAGACAGAAAGCTCTTTACTCTCGTCTCTATACTTATCGGTATAAGCATCCTCCTTACCTATACGCTCTCTGCATACACGACCATACTTTTTGGCGTTAATGAGTTTCATTTTGCTCTCCGTCAGGCGGCGTTTGGCATATTTAGCATACTTGTCATCTGGCTTTTAGCTCAAGGAGACCCCGATAAACTGCTCACACCCATAGGTTTTACTCTCTTTATCGGCTCGACCGTGCTGATGATAGCTATGCCTTTTTTGCCTGACTTTCTTGTCTCGGCTGTCGGAGGAGCAAAGAGATGGATAAAGGTCTTTGGTTTCTCACTCGCTCCCGTTGAGTTCTTTAAAATAGGTTTTATCTACTTCTTGGCGTGGAGTTTTTCTAGAAAGCTCGGCTATCACGACGGTATGGGTGTAAAAGAGGAGTATATAAGGTTTGCTCCCTACGGCATAGTCTTTGTGGGGGCTATGTTCATTATAGCTTTTGTTCAAAATGATCTTGGTCAGGTCGTGGTTATAGGGCTCACGCTTCTGTTTATGCTTATGTTTGCTGGAAGCAGTTTCAGGTTTTTCTTGACTCTTTTGATCGGGACACTTATGTTTTTTCTCTTTTTTATCGTAAGTGCGGAACACAGGATTCTGCGTATAAAATCTTGGTGGGCACTTGCACAAAACAGTGTACTGGAGCTTTTCCCAGATGCTATCGCTGCTCAGCTTAGAGTTCCCACTGAGGTCGAACCCTACCAGATAGGACACTCTTTAAATGCCATACATAACGGTGGGCTTTTTGGAGTCGGGGTTGCAAACGGCACTTTTAAGCTCGGTTTTTTAAGCGAGGTTCACACCGACTTTGTTCTTGCGGGACTTGCCGAAGAGTTTGGATTTTTCGGAGTTTTGGCAGTTGTGATCATATTTATGTGGATGCTGCAGAGAATTTTTAAGATAGCCAACCGTACAAAAGATCAAAGAGTTTACCTCTTTAGCCTTGGAGTAGGGCTGCTTCTCTCATTCGCATTTCTGGTAAATGCGTACGGTATCAGCGGAATAACGCCGATCAAAGGGATATCCGTTCCGTTTTTGAGCTATGGAGGTTCATCCATCTTGGCGGCTTCCATCGGTGTGGGAATGGTACTTATGGCATCTAAAAAAGCGAAGATGAAATAA